The following proteins come from a genomic window of Planctomycetota bacterium:
- a CDS encoding 4Fe-4S dicluster domain-containing protein, whose product MRDTDFYVVEMPRMGRLESTYLPEVFKGLGTTFRHIVGSMGRGPKAKTFYYPEERREQMPVLEGGLNRGNYRGVHRLNRDEQGRVKCVACFMCATACPAECIHIVGEESPWDDREKYPKRFDIDELRCIYCGMCEEACPVDAIELTPEYDIVGLTRQEMIFDKSKLLGVYDRTIADKPM is encoded by the coding sequence ATGCGCGATACTGATTTCTATGTCGTTGAAATGCCCAGGATGGGGCGTCTGGAATCGACCTATCTGCCGGAGGTGTTCAAGGGTCTGGGGACGACCTTTCGGCACATCGTCGGTTCGATGGGCCGGGGGCCCAAGGCCAAGACGTTCTACTACCCGGAGGAGCGCCGGGAGCAGATGCCGGTGCTCGAGGGCGGGCTCAATCGCGGGAACTACCGCGGGGTGCATCGGCTCAATCGCGATGAGCAGGGGCGGGTCAAGTGCGTCGCCTGTTTCATGTGCGCCACCGCCTGCCCCGCCGAGTGCATTCACATCGTCGGCGAGGAATCGCCCTGGGACGACCGCGAGAAATATCCCAAGCGCTTCGACATTGATGAGCTGCGGTGCATCTACTGCGGCATGTGCGAGGAAGCGTGCCCGGTGGACGCCATCGAATTGACGCCCGAGTACGACATTGTGGGCCTGACGCGTCAGGAGATGATTTTCGATAAGTCAAAGCTGCTCGGGGTTTACGACCGCACGATCGCGGATAAGCCCATGTGA
- a CDS encoding HAMP domain-containing protein codes for MHAGEDMRPLREEEKELSNTPSLPSPRRSVQTRVLLAMMAMVTIPTCLCGYLTHARAAEAFEQNLMRDSAVLAQTASHLIEGYVEAGRTRDLSVALDQVIQDKRIAFMVIWDSQGRMIDQRYNEPLAWHGYQQQLTPQERLSPLTLNRSIRLAYNNGDEMVVRRQLIRQQAAVAPTVPGATTYQGSIIGCLELGLVDPQQDELVNDMRDATLLIMAVISLLSMPLVVWLVRGLTRPLRRMLAATMRLGADGTFEPLEIKRDDEIGMLARSFNTMARNLANIRQALVDANEHLEQKVTERTGQLEHAKAQLEQEMVEKDQFIRAISHDLGAPLRNIAGLTSMLMLKHRAQMEEEVLSKLERISANIKTENDLIADLLELSRIKTRNGRRQNVDLAELVQSIAGGLSFDLEERKIEFVIDTPLPVLHAERNRMRQVFQNLIDNAIKYMPADQPLKRISVGVEKVNGVEAMYVRDTGMGIAPADQQAIFVLFRRARYSGHNDAPGRGVGLATVKTIIERYGGRIWVASEPPHGSTFYFTIDPQHYRAAVRGAARPVMQPQEAAS; via the coding sequence ATGCATGCTGGAGAAGATATGCGCCCCTTGCGCGAGGAAGAGAAAGAGCTTTCCAATACACCTTCATTGCCGAGTCCGCGGCGGTCCGTTCAGACGCGCGTGCTGCTGGCGATGATGGCGATGGTGACGATTCCGACGTGTCTGTGCGGTTATCTGACGCACGCGCGCGCCGCCGAGGCGTTCGAGCAGAATCTGATGCGCGACTCGGCCGTGCTGGCGCAGACGGCCAGCCACCTCATCGAGGGCTACGTCGAAGCCGGCCGCACGCGCGATCTGAGCGTCGCGCTGGATCAGGTCATACAGGACAAGCGCATCGCGTTCATGGTGATCTGGGATTCGCAGGGGCGCATGATCGATCAGCGTTACAACGAGCCGCTGGCGTGGCACGGTTATCAGCAGCAGCTCACGCCGCAGGAGCGGCTCAGTCCGTTGACGCTCAACCGGTCGATCCGCCTCGCGTACAACAACGGCGACGAGATGGTCGTTCGACGCCAGCTCATCCGTCAGCAGGCCGCCGTCGCGCCCACGGTTCCCGGCGCAACCACGTATCAGGGTTCGATCATCGGATGCCTGGAGCTGGGCCTGGTCGATCCGCAGCAGGACGAGCTGGTCAATGACATGCGTGACGCGACGCTGCTGATCATGGCGGTGATCAGTCTGCTGTCGATGCCGCTGGTCGTCTGGCTCGTGCGGGGGTTGACCCGGCCGCTGCGGCGGATGCTGGCGGCGACGATGCGGCTCGGGGCCGACGGCACGTTCGAGCCGCTGGAAATCAAGCGCGATGACGAAATTGGCATGCTCGCCCGATCGTTCAACACGATGGCGCGCAATCTCGCCAATATCCGCCAGGCCCTCGTCGACGCCAACGAGCATCTGGAGCAGAAAGTCACCGAGCGCACCGGGCAGCTTGAGCACGCCAAGGCGCAGCTCGAGCAGGAGATGGTCGAAAAGGACCAGTTCATCCGCGCGATCAGCCACGACCTGGGCGCCCCCCTTCGCAACATCGCCGGGCTCACCAGCATGCTCATGCTCAAGCACCGGGCGCAGATGGAGGAGGAAGTCCTCTCCAAGCTCGAGCGCATCAGCGCGAACATCAAGACGGAAAACGATCTCATCGCCGACCTGCTTGAATTGAGCCGCATCAAGACGCGCAACGGCCGGCGTCAGAACGTGGACCTCGCCGAGCTGGTGCAGTCGATCGCCGGCGGGCTGAGTTTCGATCTGGAGGAGCGCAAGATCGAATTCGTGATCGACACCCCCCTGCCGGTGCTGCACGCGGAGCGCAACCGGATGCGGCAGGTGTTCCAGAATCTCATCGACAACGCCATCAAGTACATGCCCGCCGACCAACCGCTCAAGCGCATCAGCGTGGGCGTGGAGAAGGTCAACGGCGTCGAGGCGATGTATGTGCGGGACACGGGCATGGGCATCGCCCCGGCGGATCAGCAGGCGATCTTCGTTCTGTTCCGTCGCGCCCGCTATTCCGGGCACAACGACGCCCCCGGCCGAGGGGTCGGTCTGGCCACCGTCAAGACGATCATCGAACGCTACGGCGGGCGCATCTGGGTGGCGAGCGAGCCGCCGCACGGCTCGACGTTCTACTTCACGATCGACCCGCAGCACTATCGCGCCGCCGTGCGCGGCGCCGCCCGGCCCGTCATGCAGCCCCAGGAAGCCGCCTCATGA
- a CDS encoding diguanylate cyclase — protein MTEHLSPHILLVEDDMDTAELVRETLADHFNVDQLVHAPTVAEAMAMDLSAIDLVLSDMNLPDGHGLDLIDQLLARRRDLPIVMVTSESDLELATRAIQKGAFDYVVKAGDYLFTIPLIVEKNLAVYQIKAQNLQLHTELEQTLEELRIKNQQLEEAVHKLEDQASTDPLTNLANRRHIQITLERSFSESQRYGTDLAGIMIDLDGFKQLNDTLGHQQGDRLLQAMAKILQANCRRCDIAGRYGGDEFVLLLPHTDPSIARQVARRIKRQFVDSVRAMFPQHTNCDLSIGIACMSLSHPASADQLVALADGALYRAKQMGKARIIIHDWPDQDGPLPGDPSNTSSDAPTPSPMRH, from the coding sequence ATGACCGAACACCTTTCGCCGCACATTCTGCTCGTCGAAGACGACATGGACACCGCCGAGCTGGTCCGCGAGACGCTCGCCGATCACTTCAACGTCGATCAGCTCGTACACGCGCCGACGGTGGCGGAGGCAATGGCGATGGACTTGAGCGCGATCGACCTGGTGCTTTCGGACATGAATCTGCCCGACGGGCACGGGCTGGACCTGATCGATCAACTGCTCGCCCGCCGCCGCGACCTGCCCATCGTGATGGTCACCAGCGAGTCGGACCTGGAGCTCGCCACGCGCGCGATCCAGAAGGGCGCGTTCGACTACGTCGTCAAGGCGGGCGACTACCTGTTCACGATTCCGCTGATCGTCGAGAAGAATCTGGCGGTGTATCAGATCAAGGCCCAGAACCTTCAGCTCCATACCGAACTGGAGCAGACGCTCGAAGAGCTGCGCATCAAGAACCAGCAGCTCGAAGAGGCGGTGCACAAGCTCGAGGATCAGGCGTCGACCGACCCTTTGACCAATCTCGCCAACCGCCGCCACATCCAGATCACGCTGGAGCGCAGTTTCTCGGAGTCGCAGCGGTACGGGACGGATCTGGCGGGGATCATGATCGACCTGGACGGGTTCAAGCAGCTCAACGACACGCTCGGCCACCAGCAGGGCGACCGGCTGCTTCAGGCGATGGCCAAAATCCTTCAGGCCAACTGCCGCCGATGCGACATCGCCGGCCGTTACGGCGGGGACGAGTTCGTGCTGCTTCTGCCGCACACCGATCCTTCGATCGCGCGGCAGGTCGCCCGGCGCATCAAGCGGCAGTTCGTCGATTCCGTCCGGGCCATGTTCCCGCAACACACGAATTGCGATCTGTCGATCGGCATCGCGTGCATGTCGCTGAGCCATCCGGCCAGCGCCGACCAGCTTGTCGCCCTCGCCGACGGGGCGCTGTACCGGGCGAAACAGATGGGCAAAGCACGCATCATCATCCACGACTGGCCCGATCAGGACGGCCCGCTGCCCGGCGATCCGTCGAATACGTCGAGCGATGCGCCGACGCCGTCGCCGATGCGTCATTGA